The Miltoncostaea marina DNA window CCCGTGATGCCCGGCCGCACGGCCAGCACGCGGCGGTAGGCGTCGTGGTGGGCGCGGACGTAGCGGGCGTCCTCCGGCCGGGGGCCGACGAAGCTCATGTCGCCCTTCAGCACGTTCCAGAGCTGCGGCAGCTCGTCCAGCTTCGAGTGCGCCAGGAAGCGGCCCATGCGGGTGAAGCGGTCGTCCTCGTCCATCGTGAGGGCGGGGCCGGCGGCGCCGTCGTGCATCTTGCGGAACTTGAGCATCGCGAAGGGCCGCTCGTCGCGGCCGATGCGCTTGGCGCGGTAGAGGACCGGGCCGCGCGAGTCGATCTTGATCGCGACCGCGAGGGCGGCCCACAGCGGCGCGGTGAGCACGAGCATGGCGGCCGAGAGCACGATGTCCGTGGCGCGCTGGGCGATCTCGTTGCCCCGCGAGGAGCGGTGCGAGCCGGCGACGACGACGGGCAGGCCCTCCAGGCGCCGGAGCGACAGCGAGCCGTGCAGGCCCTCGAAGAGGCGCGACACGACCGCCACCTGCGCGCCGGCCGCGCGGCAGGCGCCGACGGCGTCCTGCAGCTCGCGGTCGGACGAGCCGACGAAGGAGAAGATCACCAGGTCCACCGAGTGGTCGCGGACGAGGTCGCCGAGCTCGGTGACGTCGCCGAGCTGCGGGGCCCCGGCCTCGACGGCGCCCGTGGGGGGCAGCCGCTGGTCGTCGACCGTCCCGATGACCTCGAAGCCGCGGCGGCCGCCGGGGAGCGAGCCCACGAGGTGCTGCGCGACCTCGCCGGTGCCGACCACCAGCACGCGGCGCGGCCGGCCGAAGGTGCGGTCGATGGCCATGGCGACGAGCCAGGCGGCGCCGACCGCGGCGGCCGCGAGGGCGAGCGCGTCGAGCGCGGACAGCTCGTCGATGGCCGCCTGGCCGGCGATGGCCAGGAGCATCGCGGTGGAGAGCACGGCGCCGACGCAGTGACCCAGGCGGTAGCGGCGCACCAGGACGGGCCGGCCGCGCTCGGCGGGCGGCACGGTCCAGGCGACCACGACGGCGCTGAGGATGCCGAGCCCGGCGCCGATGGACAGCGCCATCGTCGTGGACACGTCGGCGAGCCAGAGGACCATGTTCGCCGCGACGAGGGCGGCGACGAGGGCCTGGCAGGCGCCGGCGAGGCGCGGGACCCGCTGGCGCGGGGCCCCCTCGGCGACGGGGGCCGCCAGGTGGGGATTGGGCTGGAACGCGGCGTGTGTGCTCATGCCTGGAACCGTAGGTCCGACCGGGGTCCGCTCGCGCCGGTCGTGAGGCTAGGTCGACCCCTAACCCCAGGCAGGGGTTTGGGCGAGGGCCCGCTGCGGTACCGCGCCTCCCCCTCGCGGGGGACGCGCGCGCCGGCGGGCGCCGGCGCGGCCGAACGCCTCCGGCCCCGGGGGGTCGTCCGGGGCCGGAGGCGTCCTGCGCTCGCCCCCCGAGGGGGACGGGGGTCCGCCGCTACGCCACCCCGGCCCGCGCGCGGACGGGGAAGAGGGCGAGCACCCGGTCCACGTCGGCGTCGTCCATGGCGGGGTAGAGCGGCAGGGTGACCTCGCGGCGGGCGTAGTCCTCCGTGATCGGGAGGGACGCCTGCGGCTGGAACACCTTGAAGCCGTGCACGGGCTGGTAGTGCACGCTCGTCTGGATCCTCGCCTCGGCGGCCGCGGCCCGGACGGCCTCGCGGGCCTCCGCGCTCGGGGTGACCAGCGGCAGGATGTGGCACGAGCTCATCCGGTCGAGCTCCTCGTCGAACGGGATGAACCCGGCCTCCGGGACGCCCGCCAGGCCGCGCCGGTAGCGCGCGACCAGCTCGCGGCGCCGCTCGAGCATCCAGGGCAGCTTGCCGAGCTGCACCATGCCGAGGGCCGCCTCGAGCTCGCTGGGGCGGTAGTTGTAGCCCCGCTCGACCACGTCGTAGCCGCTCGCGTGGCCGCGCTCGCGGTCCCAGCTCGTGGCCGTCATCCCGTGCGCGCGCAGCAGGCGCATCCGCGCGACGAGGTGGTCGTCGTCGGAGGTCGACATGCCGCCCTCGCCGGTGACGAGGTTCTTGTTGGAGAAGAACGAGAAGCACGAGACGTCGCCGAGCGAGCCGGCCGGCCCCTCGGGCCCCCGGGCGCCGGGGGAATGGGCGGCGTCCTCGACCAGCGCCAGCGAGTGGCGGTCGCACAGGGCCCGCAGGGCGGCCATGTCGGCCACGTAGCCGGCGTAGTGCACCGCGCAGATCGCCTTCGTGCGCGGGCCGATGAGGGCACGCACCGCCTCGGGGTCGATCAGCGGGCGCTCCGGCGAGACGATGTCCGCGAACACCGGGGTGGCGCCGGTGTAGGCGACGGCGTTGGCCGTCGCCACGAAGGTGAGCGAGGGCACGATCACCTCGTCGCCCGGGCCCAGGTCGAGCGCGGCGAACGCGAGGTGCAGGGCGGCGGTGCACGACGACGCCATCACGGCGTTGCGCGAGCCGACGAACTCGGCGAAGCGGGCCTCGAAGGCGGCGGTGCGCGGGCCCATCGTGAGCCAGGCCGAGCGGACGACCTCGGCGACCGCCTCGACCTCCTCCTCGCCGAAGCTCGGCGCCGACAGGGGCAGCTGCTGCTCGCTCACGCGCGCACCTCCGCCGGGGCGAGCAGCTTGTCGCGGATGCGCTCGAAGTCGTCGATCGCCTGCTGGTAGTCGGAGTGGCGCCCGATGTCGAGCCAGTAGCCGTCGAAGGGGTAGCCCGCCACGCGGCGGCCGTCG harbors:
- a CDS encoding sugar transferase, which translates into the protein MSTHAAFQPNPHLAAPVAEGAPRQRVPRLAGACQALVAALVAANMVLWLADVSTTMALSIGAGLGILSAVVVAWTVPPAERGRPVLVRRYRLGHCVGAVLSTAMLLAIAGQAAIDELSALDALALAAAAVGAAWLVAMAIDRTFGRPRRVLVVGTGEVAQHLVGSLPGGRRGFEVIGTVDDQRLPPTGAVEAGAPQLGDVTELGDLVRDHSVDLVIFSFVGSSDRELQDAVGACRAAGAQVAVVSRLFEGLHGSLSLRRLEGLPVVVAGSHRSSRGNEIAQRATDIVLSAAMLVLTAPLWAALAVAIKIDSRGPVLYRAKRIGRDERPFAMLKFRKMHDGAAGPALTMDEDDRFTRMGRFLAHSKLDELPQLWNVLKGDMSFVGPRPEDARYVRAHHDAYRRVLAVRPGITGLSQIRYRREFEHLVGDDFEAFYLNTLLPTKLAIDQYYVDHQSWLLDMKCIIWTAVALLRGGELQLSELASHVAFRQPKAQPVRLHRAPVDEMSHAA
- a CDS encoding DegT/DnrJ/EryC1/StrS family aminotransferase, coding for MSEQQLPLSAPSFGEEEVEAVAEVVRSAWLTMGPRTAAFEARFAEFVGSRNAVMASSCTAALHLAFAALDLGPGDEVIVPSLTFVATANAVAYTGATPVFADIVSPERPLIDPEAVRALIGPRTKAICAVHYAGYVADMAALRALCDRHSLALVEDAAHSPGARGPEGPAGSLGDVSCFSFFSNKNLVTGEGGMSTSDDDHLVARMRLLRAHGMTATSWDRERGHASGYDVVERGYNYRPSELEAALGMVQLGKLPWMLERRRELVARYRRGLAGVPEAGFIPFDEELDRMSSCHILPLVTPSAEAREAVRAAAAEARIQTSVHYQPVHGFKVFQPQASLPITEDYARREVTLPLYPAMDDADVDRVLALFPVRARAGVA